The Anaerolineae bacterium genome includes a window with the following:
- a CDS encoding Uma2 family endonuclease — protein MDRQVEEILRILKEPGVLTDELKRELVELLVFPPEKKRMAYEEFLEWANEDTLAEWVEGEVVLYSPASASHQNLLRFLGTLLSQYVEFRNLGIVLLPPFQMKLPRSGREPDLLFVARENVGRLKGTHLEGPADLVVEIVSPESERRDRGEKFWEYQEGGVREYWLIDPEKRKAEFWELSSTGRFQLRMEGSEGRYESGVIEGFWLRIEWLWSLPPILEAIKGLGIL, from the coding sequence ATGGATAGACAAGTGGAAGAGATTTTGAGGATACTTAAGGAGCCGGGTGTCCTCACGGATGAGCTTAAGCGTGAGCTTGTGGAGCTTCTGGTTTTTCCGCCGGAGAAAAAAAGAATGGCTTACGAGGAGTTTCTGGAGTGGGCTAATGAGGACACTCTGGCCGAGTGGGTGGAAGGGGAAGTTGTGCTGTATAGTCCTGCCTCCGCTTCGCACCAGAATTTGCTTCGGTTTTTAGGGACTCTTCTGAGCCAATATGTAGAATTTCGCAACTTGGGAATAGTTCTTCTCCCTCCTTTTCAGATGAAGCTTCCGAGGTCGGGCAGGGAGCCTGACCTTTTGTTTGTGGCGAGGGAGAATGTTGGGAGGCTTAAGGGCACCCATCTTGAGGGTCCGGCGGACTTGGTGGTGGAGATAGTTTCTCCGGAGAGTGAGAGGAGGGATAGGGGTGAGAAGTTCTGGGAGTATCAGGAGGGTGGGGTAAGGGAATACTGGCTCATTGATCCTGAAAAAAGGAAGGCTGAATTCTGGGAGCTATCGTCCACTGGGAGGTTTCAGCTTAGGATGGAAGGTAGCGAGGGAAGATACGAAAGTGGAGTGATAGAAGGGTTCTGGCTCAGGATAGAGTGGCTGTGGAGTTTACCCCCGATCCTGGAAGCTATTAAAGGGTTGGGGATTTTATAA
- a CDS encoding ornithine carbamoyltransferase, translated as MDLYGKDLICTQEWSLEELWAVLDLAAKMKRERFSPRWSEALKGKTFFMLFYNPSVRTRISFEAAITELGGHAQYLVPETMRLKTEKTAGETIEDAAKVMSRYGVGLGIRILEDKVPYYGAGNELIREYARYADIPVINMADDKFHPCQGLADIMGWMEWWGNGVGKPLDPESIRGKKLLVVWGHGALARSWCSVQEALLIGSRFGMHVTLAYPEGYDLDPEVIEQVKANCRANGTTFEIVHDPISGYEGAHVVYSRHWMSPQAYRDGVFHKQEEIEKALRYPEWICDEEKMKRTANAIFTHPMPVDRGHEVTDGVASGPRSCIYDVAENRLHVQKAIMVLTMANW; from the coding sequence ATGGATCTCTACGGGAAGGATCTGATTTGCACTCAGGAATGGAGCCTGGAAGAGCTCTGGGCTGTCCTTGACCTGGCGGCCAAAATGAAAAGGGAGCGCTTCTCTCCCCGCTGGAGCGAAGCCCTCAAGGGCAAAACCTTCTTCATGCTTTTCTATAACCCTTCAGTTCGCACCCGTATATCCTTTGAAGCTGCCATAACGGAACTCGGGGGGCATGCCCAGTACCTCGTGCCTGAAACCATGCGCCTTAAGACCGAAAAGACCGCTGGCGAAACCATTGAGGATGCCGCCAAAGTTATGAGCCGATATGGTGTAGGCCTCGGCATCCGCATCTTAGAGGACAAAGTTCCTTATTATGGAGCTGGTAATGAGCTGATAAGGGAATATGCCCGCTACGCTGATATCCCCGTCATCAACATGGCCGACGACAAATTCCACCCTTGCCAGGGCTTGGCTGATATAATGGGGTGGATGGAGTGGTGGGGGAACGGCGTGGGTAAACCCCTGGACCCCGAATCCATTCGCGGAAAGAAACTCCTGGTCGTTTGGGGGCATGGGGCTCTGGCCCGCTCCTGGTGTTCAGTTCAGGAAGCCCTCCTCATAGGCTCCCGTTTCGGTATGCATGTAACCCTTGCCTATCCCGAAGGTTATGACCTGGATCCCGAAGTAATTGAACAGGTGAAAGCTAACTGTCGGGCCAACGGCACCACCTTTGAAATCGTCCACGATCCCATCTCCGGCTATGAAGGAGCCCATGTGGTCTATTCCCGCCACTGGATGAGCCCTCAGGCCTATCGGGATGGGGTTTTCCACAAACAAGAAGAAATTGAGAAAGCGCTTCGTTACCCCGAATGGATATGCGACGAAGAAAAAATGAAGCGCACCGCCAACGCTATATTCACCCATCCCATGCCAGTGGACCGGGGACATGAGGTTACCGATGGGGTGGCCAGTGGGCCTCGTTCCTGCATCTACGACGTGGCTGAAAACCGCCTTCACGTCCAGAAGGCGATAATGGTCCTGACCATGGCTAACTGGTAA
- a CDS encoding MaoC/PaaZ C-terminal domain-containing protein, with the protein MNRGLYFEDITEGMAVRSPGRTVTEADIVMFSALSGDWNQLHTDVEYAKSTPFGERIAHGLLGLAIASGLASRLGFLEGTVEAFLSLDWKFKAPIKIGDTVYLEASVARKRAMPGLGGVVVFDVALLNQRGEVVQKGQWTVLVKRKP; encoded by the coding sequence ATGAACCGGGGCCTTTACTTTGAAGACATAACTGAAGGGATGGCTGTCCGCTCTCCGGGGCGCACAGTCACCGAAGCAGATATTGTTATGTTCTCGGCTCTCTCAGGGGACTGGAACCAGCTCCATACCGATGTCGAATACGCTAAATCCACCCCCTTTGGCGAGAGAATAGCCCACGGCCTTCTGGGCCTTGCCATCGCCTCAGGCCTTGCTTCCCGCCTTGGATTTCTGGAAGGCACTGTGGAAGCTTTCCTGAGCCTTGACTGGAAATTCAAAGCTCCTATAAAGATTGGCGACACCGTCTATCTGGAAGCCTCCGTGGCCCGAAAAAGGGCCATGCCTGGCCTCGGAGGCGTCGTGGTCTTTGACGTGGCTCTCCTTAACCAGAGAGGCGAGGTGGTCCAGAAAGGCCAGTGGACTGTTCTGGTCAAGAGAAAACCTTAA